The following DNA comes from SAR324 cluster bacterium.
CGTCCTGGTAAGTGGTCCTGAAACTGCCATTAACTGAGCACCAATATGCCGGTCTTTACCAGAAGGATTCCAGGCAGGAAAGCGTCCCTGAGTTGGGCGAAGCCCTTGGAGTCCACAGGCATAGGCTGGATATCTGACTGAACCCCCGATGTCTGTGCCGTGCCCGATCGCGCCAATACCTGACGCTGTTGCTGAAGCAGCACCGCCTGAGGAACCACCTGGAGTAATCCTGGAGTTATGAGGATTGATTGTATGGCCATGCAATTGGTTCCGAGTGAACCAGCGGAGGGAGAATGCTGGCGTGTTCGTGCGACCAATGATGATCGCTCCTGCTTTGCGAAAGTTGGTTACGACTGGGCTGTCCTGGTTTGCAATCAGATTCTCCTGTAACTTCAGACCATTAGTATTTGCGTATCCTGCTTGATCAATGTTGACTTTAACTGTAACAGTCACACCAGCCAATTCGCCTGGATCTTCACCCCGATCAATTGCTTGGTCTACCAACTCAGCAGAGCGTAGGGCGTCCTCAGGTGTTTCAATGACAACCGCATTTAGCTTCCCATTGACTGCTTGCAAACGATCAAACGCAGATTGGGCAACTTCAACAGCAGACACTTGGCGTGATTTTACTAATCCCACGATTTCAGCTGCACTCCTTTTCCATAATCCTTCCATCATTATCTCCTGAAATGTTTGCCAAAAATTCTTTGGAGGGATCTTCTTCACGGTCACGAATTTTTCTGATTTCAGTGCCCACCCTCTAAAAGTCCTGAAAAAAAATCAATTTTTCATTGACAGGTTCATGATTCATTAAGATAAAAAGGGCCAAACTTCCATTGTTTTGATCAATCATTATTCGCTAATTCTTGAGGAAAACATGAGCGTCATTGATGCACACTTACACGTATTTCAAAAATATTCAGAAGAGTATCCTAGACCAATTCATGCTGGATTAGCAGAAGCAGATCGGGAAGTGCTTGCTGAAGATTTAATCAAGGAAATGGATAAGGCAGGAGTTGACAAAGCGATCCTGGTTCCTCTCGGCCCTGAGGATCACTACGTAGCCGAAGTTCAACGGGAACATCCAGGTAAATTCGCGGCTGTTGGGATTTTTGATGTGACTGCAAATGACCAGGAAGAAAATCTGGACTCCCGCATTGCTCAGAGCAGGATCCAGGGGATTCGGGTGGGGTTTGTTGATCAAAGAGAGAATCCTGGAGAGGACCCAAGGACTTTTGAGATGTTTCCACTCTTTAAGGCAATGGCTGAACGTAAATTGAAAGTTTGGTTTTATGCCGAACCACCGCAAGTAAGATTGTTTGATAAAGTCTTAAAAGAACTTCCAGAACTGGTTACGGTTTTCAATCATTGTGGATTTATGGTTTCTTTGGCAAATTTAGCGATTGATGAGCACAATCGGCCACATTTTTCAGTAGATTTACCCCCTGAAACCCTTGATCTTTTGGAGATGGTGGCAGTTAACCCAAATACTTACGTACACTTTTCTGGACAATATGCCTTTACGCATGACCCCTACCCTCACAATGACATGAAACCGATCGCTCAAAGACTTCTAAAAATCTTTGGTCCAAGCCGCATGCTT
Coding sequences within:
- a CDS encoding amidohydrolase family protein — protein: MSVIDAHLHVFQKYSEEYPRPIHAGLAEADREVLAEDLIKEMDKAGVDKAILVPLGPEDHYVAEVQREHPGKFAAVGIFDVTANDQEENLDSRIAQSRIQGIRVGFVDQRENPGEDPRTFEMFPLFKAMAERKLKVWFYAEPPQVRLFDKVLKELPELVTVFNHCGFMVSLANLAIDEHNRPHFSVDLPPETLDLLEMVAVNPNTYVHFSGQYAFTHDPYPHNDMKPIAQRLLKIFGPSRMLWASDFPWISEKPGYKEQLALVDYLLPKLNTKDRTMICGGNADKLFVF